TTTTATGATATACGCAGTTTTTTAAAAAAGTCAACAAATTATCCTTGAAATGCTTTTAAAGGTGGTAAAGAAGCAGCTAAATAGGCAGGATAAACTCCAGCTATTATACCAAGTCCTAAACTAATAATTATAGATAAAATAATTTGAATAAAACTTAAAACTAATGGAATATTAGCAATAAAACTTACAGTCCAGGCAATCATCAAACCTAAAATTATTCCTCCTATCCCTCCACTAAAAGAAATAAATATAGCTTCTCCTAAAAATTGTAATAGAATATCTATTTTTTTTGCTCCTACTGCCCGACGAATACCTATTTCATAATATCTTTCTGCAACAGAAAGAAGCATTAAGGCAAAAATACCTATACCACCAATAATAAAGGAAATAATTGCAGCCATTTTGCTTAAAAGGGAAACAAGAGCAAGTCCTTTTTCTTTTGTTTCAGTTAAATCTTTTAATGCATAAATAGTAAAATCATCTGCTTCTAAAGGGCCTATTTTATGTCTTTGACGTAAAAGATTTTTTATATCTTCTTTTATTCTTAGCATATCTTTTTCATTAACAGTTTCTATTAAAATAGCAGAAAGATAATCTACATTTAAGAATCGAGTCATAACAGTCTTAAGAGGAAGATAAATTACATTATCTAAATCTTCGCCTGCTAAATCAGCACCCTTTGGTGCCAATACTCCAATAATCTCACAGGGTACACGTCTGATTAAAAGAGTCTTTCCAAAAACCCCCTTTTCATTAAAAAGTGTTTTCCAAACTTTATAGCCTAAGACTACTTTTCTTAAACCTAATTTTTCTTCCTCTTTATTAAAAAAACGCCCTTCTTCAAGCATCAAATTTCTTAAATCTTTAATCTCATTTGTAGCACCAATAAGCTTTGTCCACATTATTGTCCCTTTATATCTTAAAGGAAACATTGCTTCAACCAAAGGCACAACTCTTTTAACACCATTTATTGTCATTTTAATTGCTTTTGCATCATTAAGTTTTAAAGTTTGAGCAGTGCTAAATTGGCGTATACCTCGTCCTGTGATTCTTACTTCACCAGCTCGAACAACAACAAGATTTGGTCCAAATTTTTCCAATGTATTTTTTATTTGTTTTTTCATAGCTATTGAAATATGACTTACTGTTACTAATGCCAAAATACCAAAAAGAACACCAAGCATAGAAAGCAATGTCCGTCGTTTGTGAAGAATTAATACTTGAAAAATATTTTTTAAAAAAATTTTATTTTTCATCCTCTAATAGCCTCAATTGGCTTTAAGTGAGCAGCTTTTAAGGCTGGCTTTAAACCTGAAAACAGACCTATTATTAAACTTAATCCTAATGCAAGCAACCAAACTTTTAAAGAAAAAAACATAGGTATTTTACCAAATTTTTCTAAAATTATTCCTCCAATTAATGCAAATATCATTCCCAATCCACCACCTAGAAGTGTTGTAAAAATAATTTCTGTTAAAAAAGAAAAAGCAATATGAATCTTTTTTGCACCATATGCTCTTTTGATACCAATCTCTTTAGCCCTTTGTCTTATAGCTAAATAGGAAAGATTTGCTAAAATGAATCCTCCTACTATAAGAGCAATAAAACCAGCTGTACCTAAAAACAATATAAGACTTCCAGAAAATATTTTTAAAAATTGCCATACTTCTTCTGCTGTAAACATTCGAAAATCATCTTCTTCAATAGGGCCTAATTGATGAAGATATCTCAAAAGTTTACGAATATTTTCTGCTGTTTGTTTTAAATCACTATGTGTGCGAACCCGAATAAGATTTATATACTTATCTTCATTTAAAAAACGATCCATAACTGTAGTTAATGGCATGACTACTCTATCATCCAAATGTTTTCTTCCAGTTGCCCCTCCCCTTTCTGCAAGCACACCTATTACTTTTACTGGACGTCCATTAATAATAATAGTTTGACCTATAGGAGAATCATTTCCAAAAATTTCATTTTTTACCTTAATTCCTAATACTGCTACCATTCTTTTAAAAGCAACATCCTCTTTTGTAAAAGCACTTCCTTCTATTATTGACCATTTCCAAGAGGGAAAATAATCAGGTATTGTACCTAAGAGTACTCTGGTTTCCCATTTTTTATTTTTGTACTTAACAAGAACTGATCTTACAAACACCATAGGTATTACTTCATAAACACCAGAAATATGATGTTTAATAGCATTTACATCATCTAAAGTAAGTGTATAAGTATGCTGACGTATCTCTTTCTTTTCACCTCCTCCAATTATTAAAATAGCATCTGGCCCAAAAATACCAAATATTTTATAAGCTTTTTTATTGGCGCCTTCAGTAGCTGCGATAATTAATGCCATAGTACCAACACCAAGAGAAATACTTAAAATAGAGAAAAAAAACCTTAATCGATAAAAAGAAATTGAGGCAAAAATTTCTCGTAAAAAAAGATATAATTTAATAAAAAATTTTCCCATCTTTTATTTTTACAATTCTTTTTGCCCTTGCTGCCATTTCTGGATCATGAGTAACAAGGATAATGGTCTTTCCTTCTTTATTTAATTGTTCAAATATGTCCATTATGCTATTAGCAGTTTGATAATCAAGCTGACCTGTAGGTTCATCAGCTAATATAATTTCAGGATCATTAATAAGGGCACGTGCAATAGCTACTCGCTGTTGTTCTCCACCTGAAAGTTGAGAAGGTTTACTTGAATAGCGTCCAGAGAGTCCAACTTTATCTAATAAAATTTTTGCTCTTTGTTTGGGTTTGGGAAAACTTTTATTACTATAAAGCAAGGGCAAAAGCACATTTTCTAAAGCATTTAAATATTCTATTAAATAAAATTGTTGAAATACAAAACCAATATAAGCATTTCTTAATTGAGAAAGTTTTTCATCCTCTAATTGATTTACTAATTCCCCCATAAGATAATATTCTCCGCTAGTAGGTATATCCATAAGACCAATGATATTTAAAAGTGTACTTTTGCCAGATCCTGAAACACCCATAATAGCAAGAAACTCTCCTTTTTCTACATCTAAATTAATACCTTTAAGTACCTCTATTTTTCTTTCTCCTAATGTGTATATTTTTTTTATATTTTTCAAAGAAATAATAGGCATCACCTTTTAGGTAGGGAAAAATCAATTGCAATTTCATCACCTTCTTTTAAACCAGAAAGGACTTCTATTTCTTTTTCTCCACGTGCACCAATTTTTACTGATATAGGTATAAGTTTATTTTTCTCTACCCGATAAACTACAGGCTTTCCTTCTTCAAATTTTAGAGCTTCTTTAGGAATAAGAAGTACATTCTTTTTTACCTCTGTTATAATTTTAGCATGAACAGTCATCTCTGGACGAATAAATTTTGCATCTTCTGGAGAAACTTTAACAATGGCTAAATAATAAACAATATTTTCCTTTACTTCTGGTTCTGGATATATAGTAGAGATTTTTCCAAAAAACCATTTATCAGGATAGGCATCTACATAATAATGAACTTCTTTTCCTGGAGTAACTAAGCCAATATCTGTTTCATCTACATAAAGCCATATTTCTAATTTAGTAGGATCTATAAGGGTAATCAAATTAGGAGCTGTAAGACCTGCTACTACAGTTTCACCTTGTTGTGTTGAAACTTGAGATACATATCCAGAAATAGGAGCATAAATTCTAGTATAAGAAAGTTGGACTTCAAGGCTTTTTATCCTTTCTTTTTTTTCAGCAATTTCAGCAAGTAATGCCTGACGTTTCCTTTTATATTCTTCTTTAAGACGTTCAAGTGTTTTTAAAGCTACTTGATATTCTGCCCAAGCAATGTCTCTTTCCTTACGTGCCCTATCAACACTATCTTGAGTAGTAAAATCTTGCTTTAATAACATTTCTTCTCTAGATAAATTTAATTTGGCATATTCATAACGAGCTTTAGCTGCCTGAATACGAGCTTTTTGCTCTTCAATTCTTAAAGGATAAGTAGTATCAATCAAGCGAAGTTGTGCTTCTGTATTTTTAAGGCTTGCTTTTGCGCTATTTAAATTTGCTAAAATCTCTCTGTCATCAATTTTAGCTAATAACTCCCCTTTTTTTACATAATCTCCTACTTGATAAGGCAAATAGGTAAGAAGACCAGTAGCTCGAGTACCTACTTTTACAATTGCCCCTACTTGAGGTTTAACAATACCTGTCTCTTCTACAAAAATAGTTAAATTACCGCGAAAAACTTTGGCTGTTTTTATAATCTTTGGCTTTGTTGGCTTTTGCAAAAAGAAAATAATTATTGTTATGATGATAATTATTATGAAGCTAGAAAGAAAAAATTTTTTCATTAAATTCACTTTGGAATTTCGGCAAATACTGCTTTTTCTAAAGCACTAATAGCAATATTATAATTTAATATTTGTTCTACCCATTTAACCTTACTTTCTGCTAGATTCATTTCTGCTTGAATAAGAGAAATAATATCACCTTTCCCTACCTTGTATTCACCATAAGCCTGATTGTAATTTACTTCTGCTTCCTTTACTAATTCAGCAGCTATATTCATATTAGCAAATGCTAATTCTAAATCTTTATAAGCTTGATAAATTTCTAAAGAAATTTCTCGTTTAATCTCATCAAGCTTTGCCTGTTCTGCTTTTAGTGTCCGTCTTTGCGCACTCACTTTGTAATATCTACCTAAACCATCAAACAAATCATAAGAAAGACTTACGAGAAATACAGCTTCTTTTTCTCCTAATGCTGGTTCATTATCAAATCGATAAAAACTTAATTTTGTGTCAAGTTTTGGGAAATAAGCACTACGATATCCTTTTATAGCTACCTCTGCTTTTTTAACTTCAAGAAGCTGTTTTTTTATTTCTGGACGATACTTAAAAGCCATTTCTTTTAAAACAGAAAAATTAACATTTATCCATTTATGATTTAGCTTCCCTTCTAAAGTTATAGATTTATTTAAAGGCCAGCCTATTAAACTATTTAAATCACCTTCTACTTTCTCAAGATCTTTTTTAGCAGTTAATGTCTCCATACGGGCATTTGTATAACGTACTTGTGCTTGTGTGACATCAGATAACATTGCTACTCCTACTTTTCTTCTTGCCATTGCCAACTCATAATTTTTTTTAGCAATACTTTCTGCCTCCTTTCGCACTTCCCAAATTTTTTTCATAGCAAGACATTTATAAAAGGCTTTTTTAACTAAAAATTTTAAATCATTCTTTATTATTTCTATCTCTGCAATAGCCTGATCAAAAACAAAAGCACTTTGTTGCCTTTGACTCCAGCGATAACCACCATCAAATAATCTATAAGAAATTGTCAAACCAAACGTATATTGATTATCCCACAACCTTCCTATTGTATGCATAGAGCTCTCAAATGTACGTTCATATGAAAATTCTGAGGAAAGTGTAGGAAAATAAGGATCAAAGCTTGCTTTATAAAGAAATTGTGTCTTTTCTTTTAAATGAATTTTCTCTTTTAATGGAGGATATGTTTTCATTGCTAAAGAAATAGCTTGTTGTAAAGTAAGTGCCCATAAAGAAAAAGGATAAAAAATAAAAATAAGAATAAATATTTTTGTTTTAAGGTCCTCAATCATCTTCCAATAATCACTTCTACTTCTTCAACACATCTAGGATTAGCTCGACGGATAATAAAAGTAAGATTATTATAATAAAATTTTTCTCCTACAGTTGGAATTTTCCCAAGATAATCTATGATAAAACCATTTAAAGTTTCATAATCTCCTTTAGGAAGGGTAAAAGGTAAATTTTCATTAATCTCATTTATTTCCATACGACCTTTAATTAAATATCTATTTTCACTTACTTTTTCAAAAAAGGACAATTCTCTCTCATCCTCATCCATTATCTCTCCAGTAATTACCTCTAAAAGGTCTTTAATAGTTACAATACCTACTGCCCCACCGTATTCATCTACTACCACTGCCAATGGCTGTTTTTCTCTTTGCATTTCCTTTAAAAGGACATGTACAGGTTTTGTTTCTGGTACAAAAAAGGCATTTCTCATATACGGTTTAATATTAGCTTTTAAGTCAGAAAAATTTATAAAATCATAATAGTGAATGATGCCAACAATATTATCTACTCTTTCTTTATAAACTGGCAATCGTGTGTAGCGATATTTAGAAAAAAGATCCAATGCCTCTTTTATAGTAGCTGTATCAGATATAGAGGTAACCTCAACAAGTGGTATCATTACCCTTTTAACAGCTATTTCTGTAAATGTAAATAGACGTCTTAATAGTTGGCGCTCTTTTAAAGTAAGAGCAATTTCTAATTCATCTTGTTGAAGTAAAAACTTTAATTCTTCTCTAGTAAAAAAAGAAGTTTTATGAAGTCCTTTACTGCCTGTTAACTTTAATAATTTTTCAGTAAAAAAAGAAAATACAATAACAAGAGGAGCTAAAAGAAAGCTGGCAGCTTTTAAACCAATTGCTACTTTTGGAGCAATTATATTTGGATAACGACGACAGATAGTTTTAGGTATAACTTCACCAAATATCAAAAGAAT
This DNA window, taken from Candidatus Desulfofervidus auxilii, encodes the following:
- a CDS encoding ABC transporter ATP-binding protein, with protein sequence MISLKNIKKIYTLGERKIEVLKGINLDVEKGEFLAIMGVSGSGKSTLLNIIGLMDIPTSGEYYLMGELVNQLEDEKLSQLRNAYIGFVFQQFYLIEYLNALENVLLPLLYSNKSFPKPKQRAKILLDKVGLSGRYSSKPSQLSGGEQQRVAIARALINDPEIILADEPTGQLDYQTANSIMDIFEQLNKEGKTIILVTHDPEMAARAKRIVKIKDGKIFY
- a CDS encoding hemolysin family protein, with amino-acid sequence MIGVILFFILLFCEGFFSGSEIAIVSADPKYLKAKGAKEALKYLQQPAHFLAVTLVGTNLSVITNTAFTTAFLIKHLGVTGEILSIFGLPPILLIFGEVIPKTICRRYPNIIAPKVAIGLKAASFLLAPLVIVFSFFTEKLLKLTGSKGLHKTSFFTREELKFLLQQDELEIALTLKERQLLRRLFTFTEIAVKRVMIPLVEVTSISDTATIKEALDLFSKYRYTRLPVYKERVDNIVGIIHYYDFINFSDLKANIKPYMRNAFFVPETKPVHVLLKEMQREKQPLAVVVDEYGGAVGIVTIKDLLEVITGEIMDEDERELSFFEKVSENRYLIKGRMEINEINENLPFTLPKGDYETLNGFIIDYLGKIPTVGEKFYYNNLTFIIRRANPRCVEEVEVIIGR
- a CDS encoding ABC transporter permease, which encodes MGKFFIKLYLFLREIFASISFYRLRFFFSILSISLGVGTMALIIAATEGANKKAYKIFGIFGPDAILIIGGGEKKEIRQHTYTLTLDDVNAIKHHISGVYEVIPMVFVRSVLVKYKNKKWETRVLLGTIPDYFPSWKWSIIEGSAFTKEDVAFKRMVAVLGIKVKNEIFGNDSPIGQTIIINGRPVKVIGVLAERGGATGRKHLDDRVVMPLTTVMDRFLNEDKYINLIRVRTHSDLKQTAENIRKLLRYLHQLGPIEEDDFRMFTAEEVWQFLKIFSGSLILFLGTAGFIALIVGGFILANLSYLAIRQRAKEIGIKRAYGAKKIHIAFSFLTEIIFTTLLGGGLGMIFALIGGIILEKFGKIPMFFSLKVWLLALGLSLIIGLFSGLKPALKAAHLKPIEAIRG
- a CDS encoding efflux RND transporter periplasmic adaptor subunit — protein: MKKFFLSSFIIIIIITIIIFFLQKPTKPKIIKTAKVFRGNLTIFVEETGIVKPQVGAIVKVGTRATGLLTYLPYQVGDYVKKGELLAKIDDREILANLNSAKASLKNTEAQLRLIDTTYPLRIEEQKARIQAAKARYEYAKLNLSREEMLLKQDFTTQDSVDRARKERDIAWAEYQVALKTLERLKEEYKRKRQALLAEIAEKKERIKSLEVQLSYTRIYAPISGYVSQVSTQQGETVVAGLTAPNLITLIDPTKLEIWLYVDETDIGLVTPGKEVHYYVDAYPDKWFFGKISTIYPEPEVKENIVYYLAIVKVSPEDAKFIRPEMTVHAKIITEVKKNVLLIPKEALKFEEGKPVVYRVEKNKLIPISVKIGARGEKEIEVLSGLKEGDEIAIDFSLPKR
- a CDS encoding TolC family protein, which produces MIEDLKTKIFILIFIFYPFSLWALTLQQAISLAMKTYPPLKEKIHLKEKTQFLYKASFDPYFPTLSSEFSYERTFESSMHTIGRLWDNQYTFGLTISYRLFDGGYRWSQRQQSAFVFDQAIAEIEIIKNDLKFLVKKAFYKCLAMKKIWEVRKEAESIAKKNYELAMARRKVGVAMLSDVTQAQVRYTNARMETLTAKKDLEKVEGDLNSLIGWPLNKSITLEGKLNHKWINVNFSVLKEMAFKYRPEIKKQLLEVKKAEVAIKGYRSAYFPKLDTKLSFYRFDNEPALGEKEAVFLVSLSYDLFDGLGRYYKVSAQRRTLKAEQAKLDEIKREISLEIYQAYKDLELAFANMNIAAELVKEAEVNYNQAYGEYKVGKGDIISLIQAEMNLAESKVKWVEQILNYNIAISALEKAVFAEIPK
- a CDS encoding ABC transporter permease; this encodes MKNKIFLKNIFQVLILHKRRTLLSMLGVLFGILALVTVSHISIAMKKQIKNTLEKFGPNLVVVRAGEVRITGRGIRQFSTAQTLKLNDAKAIKMTINGVKRVVPLVEAMFPLRYKGTIMWTKLIGATNEIKDLRNLMLEEGRFFNKEEEKLGLRKVVLGYKVWKTLFNEKGVFGKTLLIRRVPCEIIGVLAPKGADLAGEDLDNVIYLPLKTVMTRFLNVDYLSAILIETVNEKDMLRIKEDIKNLLRQRHKIGPLEADDFTIYALKDLTETKEKGLALVSLLSKMAAIISFIIGGIGIFALMLLSVAERYYEIGIRRAVGAKKIDILLQFLGEAIFISFSGGIGGIILGLMIAWTVSFIANIPLVLSFIQIILSIIISLGLGIIAGVYPAYLAASLPPLKAFQG